TCTTCAACAGCGGCCTCTCGCTGAAAACAGAGGTGACGCCCCCCCTGATGAGAATGCCCAAAAAATTCTCGGGATTTCACATTATTCTTTTTGCGTGTGTGCAGGAGTTGACCAGTGCTTTACTTCATGTGCGCCTTCACCTCTTCGTGCAGTCCTTCACGCTGGTCTTCTTCCCAATGACCATTTGGCTGCTGGTCAGAGTGCTGGCGCTGACTAACATCGACCAATGGCTGCTCAGAGGGTAAGACTTCATGTGAATGTAGTCTTTAATCTGAGCACTGTTGACTTTACCTGGAAGTACTCACAAAAGTCTCATTCATGCCCTCCCCATTCGTTGCAGTTCCTGACGCACTTtcactctgaaaaaaaaaaaagttttactgcTGCCATATGTATTGCATTGAAGGCATCCAATCTCTGAAGGTATCATGATCATGGTGTCATCGTTGCCTAGGTTACAGACAGTGAGCTGTATGCCGCCTCCGGTCTCGTCGGCTGTCATTCTCACCAAAGCCGTCGGCGGTAACGAGGTAAGACGCACCTCGCGAGGTGAGAAACAATGTGTCGTTGCCATGGTGACTGATTGGGTTTATCTCGCCAGGCGGCTGCCATCTTCAACTCTGCGTTTGGGAGCTTCCTGGTAAGGTTGGAGTGGCGCAGTGCTTGTCAAGAACATGAAGCACCGTTtcagcatgtttttgttttgtgcagGGTATCGTGGTGACACCGACCCTCCTCCTGCTCTTTGTAAGTCACACCTGACAGGCCAGTCAAAAAGTATGAGTATTTACTCAAGTATGGATTCTGCAAGTAATTGTATACATAAAGTTTCAATTCACACAATGAAAGATAAATGAGAACTTTCTTTTTGATGCATATTTGCCAGTATGTGAAATCTTCAGAGGGGCGGGGGCATTTTGCCATTTGctgtcgactaaaaatgacatcactgttgccaggtctcaggtcacaaccaatcacgggccagcttcagaaaactagtgagctgtgattggttgtagcaagtgtgatgtcattttcaagtgACAGCAAGTGGTAAAATGGCCGCCTCCTGAGACGGATAGAAACAGGtagatttttttctgtttaattcatattccacaaacgaaaCATAAATCAGAACATTGTGTTTTGACTAGTTAGGGTGCCACAGAATATTACAAATAATTTTAAGGGGTTAactaggctaaaaaaaaaagaaacattaatAATGAGTAAAAATCATCAACTTTTGAAGTAAAATGTTTCTTCCAGCTGGGCTCCTCATCCTCCGTGGCCTTTGGCTCCATCTTCTCTCAGCTTTTCATGACTGTGGTGGTGCCGCTTGTCGTGGGTCAGGTACGCCAGGGAATCTTGGTGGCTGCGACGAGCGCCACCTTAATGATTCCCCCCCCATTCCTCGCAGGTGTGCCGCCGCTTCCTGAGGGAGTGTCTGGAGCGCAGGAAGCCTCCGTTCGGCACCGTCAGCAGCGCTGTCCTCCTCATGATCATCTACAGCACCTTCTGCGACACCTTCAGCAACGCCAACATGGAGCTGGACCCCACCAGCCTGCTGATAGtcgtcctcatcagtgagtgCACGCACATCCTCAACTACCGCAAAGAAAATATTGTATCTGCTCACGGGGGATTTTTTTCTCCTGTGTACACTTGCGATTGCTCAGTTCTGGTTCATCTGAGAAAGTTGTGTGATCCCCTGTTTTCTTGCAGTTTTCTCCATCCAGCTGACTTTCATGCTGTTCACTTTTGGATTTTCCAGCAGGTGAGCACCATTCTCTTTCTGTCCATTTTCAAAGTTGTCTAATCTCTACACGTAACACCGCATCGTCCTCAGAGCCGGCTCAGGATTTAGTCCCGCCGACACGGTGGCTATCATGTTCTGCTCCACGCACAAGTCGCTAACGCTAGGTACGAGCCCGCCTTTACGGTCAATGAGATGTTGCTGGTATTGATTGGCGTGTGTCCGACGGGTACCTGCGCAGGTATCCCCATGCTGAAGATCGTGTTTGCGGGCGACGAGCGTCTGTCGCTGATCTCGGTCCCCCTGCTTATCTACCACCCGGCCCAGATCCTCCTCGGATCCGTGCTGGTGCCGACCATGCGCGGCTGGATGACCAGCCGCCAGAAGGTGAGCGGTGAGCATGCTTCTTCGTTCCTCGTAGTAGTTTCCATAAAGGTTCTTGTGAGGGTTGCTTGAGAAAGACTTTTTGACTTGTGCGTGGGTCCAGCAGACCAGCCTGCAGCCCGTCTGACCAAGTGAGCGACTCGCCGAACGATCGTGTGCCTTCCCGTGGCCAATCAGCAGCGACCTCGGACACGAGGACCAAATGCTGGCTTGCCGCCCTCCGCAAAGGACAAAACACAAAACGTTTATTCTTCTTTATTTAACAGAATCAAAGGTACACATTTTATATTTGATAAATGACACGTGGGGTGGCtgggaccatttttttttttttttttttaattgtcttttcTACATTTTCTACTCAGCATTCCAGCTTCCAGTAACAGGGAATGTGAACTTTTGTTACAATGGTTTTGATATTGTTACAAGAGTCTTGAGGCTAGATTATGTATTTAATTTAACTTAAAGCCTTGAATGTTTAATAGTGATGATGACCCGACATGAACATCGTGTTTTCATGTGTTTGATGCTACAAACGTTTACAAAGCATTTTCCCAACACCTAATACCAAAGAGTTTCTACTTTGAGTGTCACGGCACATTTACTGCTTTTGAGTCTACAGAAAGAATCAGAAATGTTCCTCTATTTTCAGAAAAGGAAATAaatccaaatcattttcacactgGATTCCGTCTCAGTCTCCAGGCGAGGCTAGTATGTCGTACTCGGCAAGGAGCACCAGGCTGTTCTCTCGGATTCGCCGGACTCGCACCAAATCGCCGCACTCCTGAACGTGGATCATCCCTCGCTCGCCCCTCCCGTAATCTCTCTCCCGGTCGTGTAGCGTCACCTCGGTGTGTTTTCCGCAGGCCTGTCTGTAGACGTAGCGCACGCCGACCACCAGCGCCATTCCCAGACCGGCCGAGCAACCCAGCAGCATTCCCAGCTCCCAAGAGCTATGCCTGGTCACAATTTCCGGATACTTACCCTCCATGCCTGGAGTTTTCAAGGGATTCAAGGGAAGCTTGGTGTCCGGTTTTGGAGGTTTGGGTTTTAGTTCCTCCCTGATGTTGGAATGGAGTTTGTGGCTAGAGGTTAATGGATTATATTTTTCTTTGGGGTTAGATGATGCAATGTGGGTCTGTCTTTGGGATGGCAAAGGTACGGGAGATATTGAGGGTCGGTTGTTGAGGGAGCGACGTGGAGCTGGAGAAGGTCCTGGATGTGGGGAAGTTGCGTGGGAGGAAGGTGAGGCAGCCAAAATAAAAGACAAGGATCCCACTGAGGTGAGAGGAAGGTGAGAAGTTGAAGGgatcaaggaggaggagggcatgGTTGTAGACCTGGTGGTGGTAGGAGAGGATGGGGAATTTGTGCTTCCCGGGACGGAAGTCCTGAACGGACCATGAAGATCGAATGTGACTGATGATGGAGAGTTGACGGAGCTACTCGAGAGAAATGTTGATGTTGTGGGGGACATGGTTTGGTAAGTGGAGGACAGAATGCTTGAGATCCATTTAGGAGGTGTAGACATAGGAGAAGGTTTTGGAAGATGAGAATAAACAGGAATGGTTTGTTCTTGGCTGGAAGAAGGTGTGAAATGATTCTTGGTTGGGTGTTTAGTGACATTGTGGCTTGGTGAAGATTGAGGAGAACCAGAAGAATCAAATGAGGTCATGCTTTTTGCCATTGTGGTGGAAGAGCCATCAGCATGTTCAGACTTTGTTGTGAACACCAAAGTGTTCAATCTCCTAGTGGAAACTGACGGTTGACTATTGTGAGTCACAGTTTGAGGATGTTCTTTAGACAATGGTTGTGGTCTCGTTCTTGCTCCCTCAACTGCTTTGTCAGACAGGAGAAGATTTTTTAAGGTGTCGCTAACGTCCTGCGGAGATTGAGACATGGATGTCTGGAACAGAGTTTGACGAGAGCTATTGGGAGGATGTGATGGTCCATCTCTGGAGTCTAAGGGCTGCTGAAGAAGACTTTGGGTTGTAGACTTCAGAGAAGTCGGTAAAAAGGTTGTGGAGTTGGAAACTGTCTGGCTGGAAGGACTCTCCATGTCAGTGTTGGACTGTGATTGAAGTGAAGACTTAGACTGGCTTCTTACGTCATGTATTGTGAGGCTCTTCTGAGATGTTTGTAAGCTACTTTGGATCTTGTAGCCAAACAAAGTCGTTGGGACATTAAGCAGTCTTGTTGGTTTATACGATGTTGGCTCTGAGGGGTTCGTGTTAAGGAGACGCTTATTTTCTGGAGACGTTAGTGGACTTGGTGTTGTTGTTTCTGCGCCCTTCCAATATCGACGAGAGACACCTTCATCTGGTGGGAAAGGGGTGATGAAAGGATAAGGATCTCCGCCTGACTCTTCAGCCAGAGATCCTGAGTCCAGGTAGTTGCTGCTTGAATGATCTCTTGAAGTTTGAAGGACTGAGTAGTTCTTAGTTCTTCGGCCCTTTTGGTACCTTGCGAGCGTCACTGGACTTGAAGTGCTCTTCCAGAACTTTTTGGGGGTAAAGCTTTGCTTTCCTAACGAAGCAGAACCGATGGATTGACTGGGTTGGTTCAGTGGAGCTTCAGGCCAAGAGATGAAACCAAAAGGACTGTTAGTCAGGAAAACACAATTGAAGGTTCAAGCTCTATGTGTTTGTACCTGGTATCGGAGTAGAAGTCTCATCATGAAGACCAAAAACTGCTCGTCCTGTCTCGGCTCCTGTTGTGTTTCTCGTAGTCCAAAGACTTCGAGACCCATCACGCACCACTGCAGACTTAATCCCGGCCCAGTAAACAAAGTAGGACTGAACCACTGTGATACTAGAAGGACAAAGAACCCCCCCAGTGAACGTTTGACAGAAATGTGCACGTTTGGATTCTGGACTCACTAGAAGCGAATGTCTCCGACGGGTGCATCAGGAGCCCTCCACACGAACGACAGGTTTCGTTTCAGCTGTTTGTCCGAGTGGGTGAGCGTATCGCCCTCCGACAGGCAGCGCAATGTGTGGGTCCCGGGTGGGGCCAGGGTCCAGGATCCGCCCACCAGAACCGGACCTTCTGGAGGGGACCCTGCCCCACCTGCGACTCTAGCTGTACCTTCTGAATCTTCAACACGCCGGGCCTGCAGCAGGAAGCCCATGAAGTCCCGAGAGCTTCGGACTGTCACTGCGAACCGAGGATTGGACCGTTGttgcatcatcattattatccaTCAACTGGAGAATTTGTCACCATTACCTGTTACCAACTGTCCGGGCAGATACGAGTCCACCGACGTACGAATTgtgacatagctctgctgcggGTCCTGAGGTTGGACCCGAATGTGGCCCGGGCTCATTGCCTGGCAGGAAGCGGGACCCGCGCCGCGAGAGAACGCAGCAGCAGGCAGGACAAAGCATGACAAGATCACGGTTGTCCTCAAATGAAGCAGGGAGGACTGCATCTTAGCAGGACATAAAAAGGAAGGTTGTTGTAATCTAcgagtatttctttttttaacctaaATCAAATCTTTGGACTATTCTTGGGACAACATAGATTTTGCAAATACAAGATCaatctaaataaaaagagatgaCATTTGTTCCTACCTTGCTAGGATGTCTTCTCAGTGCTGAGCAAATGTGTGAGAGCAAGTGTCTGAAGATGAGCTGGAGGGATTCTGGGCAGGGGACTTTGAAGTGAGATGGTAGGGAGGTGGGTGGGCATAGAGCCACAATTACTAGATCTGCTGCTGGTGCTTCTGAGCACTCCCTCTAGTGATGATTTGAACAAGCAGGGTTGGCCAACACTCACGAAAGGTCGAGTAAAGCACTGGATAGATTTTTGTCTTAAGTGTTGTCTAGAGGATCTATAGTTCTACAGGATTAAGACCCCCCCTGCCCCCCACCCCTCATCCAACACACCAACAGGATGTACACCAGCTGCAGCCGCCTCCCTACAGGATCTCCGGAGCATTTGAACAGAGgcaaccccctcctcctcctcctccctccgagATAACAAGTCCAATCCAGTGCCACATGCGGGGTTGTAGTGCACTGATTCCCAACCTGATTCTTTAAGATATCATAAAAGTGTGCCGCGGGAAATTATATAAGCCACTCTGGTTCAGTTCTTACACTTTGGGGACTGGCTTAAATCAGCCTCCATCGTTTGGAGCTGAGAAACACACTACAGACACCAGACGGTATGAAAGATGTCACGTGGAATATCAGGTCGTCGGGTGGAGATGTCATAGGTGCGTCACCTATGaccctagattcaaattcaacatATATTTGATTGATACCGTAAAATAAATTTAGGTGACTCTTGCCGGTGCTGGTGGTTCTCTCACGTTGATGACGCTGGTGGTTGCAAGTGTGTCACGTTACTGCTGTTTGTCTCCCTCTAGAGGCTTAGGAAGGGCATTACAGCAGTTGACGTGCCTGCCATTGCCATGAAGTTGCAAAGCAAGAATACGGTCCACCAAATTTTGTAAGACTGCATTGGTTTCACAAGTTTTATAAAGTACTACGATGCAGACTTAGTACAAGGCCAAACTTCAAATTGTCTTCCAGGTGTCAACATGTGACCCACTCTTGACACATTTCAGTCACCGTGCTACCCGGGTGATAAAATTATCACTTTATTCTTGGTTCCAGTAccaaattaaaaaggaaaaacacccATCTCCCCGGGCGCCATTTTGAACAAAAAGGGCCGTTTCCAATGAAATAACCCTTCTACCTGAGGTTGCCTGGGAATATCTTGTTTCTCTCATATGAGGTTGGTTTGCACGTTTACTTATTTCGctcaagttgaaaaaaaaatacaaaagcgTTTTGATAACGTAACGAATATAAAGTTCAGATGTTTTCATAGGTTAAAAAATAATCTGGGGTTCGGGTTGTGCGCTCTCAAAAGTGTTGACTGTTCTGTTCAAATGGACAAACGTTCACCTTGCGTGTGCCCGTGTTAGCTTGGCGCGTGGACGGACTCACTGCGTCCCtttcgcgcgcgcgcacgctcaCGCGTGtgaacgagagagagagggagagaaagagagagggagaaaggAGGCGGAAACCTCCATCTGCCCTGCTCAGTGACCGACCCGTCATCCTCCTCTCGGCCTGGAAAAAGACATCTCCGCGCGGCTTTCGCCTCACTCCTCCCctcgcccccctccctccctccactggcACTGTCGGAAAGTGGCGGAGCAAGCCCGGGGGTCGACGCAAGAGgggggccaaaaaaaaaaagagcgaatTTACCGCCAGTAAAATGTGCGGTCTATATATAGGCTCTGCCCCGGACTGCACCATCTCAACCACCGCCGCCACCTGCCCTCCCGGCACCGGTAAGTCTCCGAGGGTGAGCGGGGAAAGGGAGCCGGCGACAAGGCGTCGTCTGGTCGTCCCGGGGCGGGTTGTCGACGCCAAATGACCCGAGTGGATGACTTCAGAGGTCTCGTGAGGTCGAGTTCCGCTCAGCCATGTTGCAGGGGCGTgatggagagggagggagggaggagggagggggcgacTGGACTCTTGACACCTGCCCTGCTTCCCGGTACCAGCTGAAACGGAACAATTTCGCCGCTTCGTTGGTACTGAATTGGCGCACCGTCCTCCCACGCCGGGAATTGACTTTGTGACTCGGTGTGTCAGCCATGTTGCGACGGGAAAGGGGACGAGCGCGTGCTCCAGAACTCTGGCTTCGTCCGGAAGGTTCGGACAGCGACCGTCCGACCGGTACCGAGCAGGGAGGAACGGGGTCACGGGCATTTGCAGACTCCCGTGAGGCATGAATGAGTCGAGAGGCTGGAGCGAACCGGGTCTTGTGGTGTCAGAGTGGACCGATTTGCCGTTCGattattatttacatatttatagTTTGCAACAATTTGAGTGAATTACGATTCCACTCGGACATTCTCGTCGTCATTTTTACGTTTTTTAGCCACTTTGGATTGCCATGTGTGGACTATTTTTtgatatttaaaaatgtatttaacaaTGTTTTTGGCCTGATTCCATTTGATTGTCTAGGTTGCAATTTTATGCGAATTTAAATGATTTGCATAAATACAATTAGCATACTTGTCAACAATTATTGTGAACATGGGGTATGCCGCCTCAGGTTTTTGTGCAACACATCTGAAAAGAGAAATTTGCAGAATAACTTACAAAAGTAATAAACGTGGCAGTTGTGTacaaattaattaaatattGAAAAATGACAGCCTCGTGGAGGTATTGCGATTAATCGATATATTTTAACCCCCATGATCACAATTGATTCCTGCCAGTAAGGTCATGGCAGGAGATGCTGCAGCCTGTTACCATGGCGATGTGATTATGACATTATCGAGCCTTATCCATTCAATCATTGCCTAATTAGAGATTCACTTTGATCGTGTTTTATTTCTTGTCATGCTCGTCATCCACCTTTCGTCTTGTCTCTCGTTTTGCCTTCATCCTTCGCTCACAGGTCAGAATCTGTCAGAGGAGTAGATTTGCATCATGCTCTCCCCTCCTCCGAGTGGCCAAGAACCTTCACGTCTTATTTTAGCATCCCTCCTCTCGTATCGCTCGCCTCTCTTCTGAGTGTGACTCTCTTACTCGTCGCTGGAAAATGAAGCGTGGGCCGAGCGTGTTACAGCCTGCTCCTCCTTCGGACGCGGCCGGTCGACACACGCGGGCGGCTCACGCGGAGTCGCGCGAGGCAGGTTCGAGCCCCTTCCTGGCAGCCACCTCTCTCTTCAGCCCTGATGTCAGCACCAAGATGGCGTCTGACCTTCTCATTAGGATGTCAGGtggttaaaacacacacacacatacacacaaatgagGCGTCCGtcttatgtctgtgtgtgtcttcaGAGGCCACTCAGAAGGCTCAGGTCCTCCCTGGGGGTCGAGCCGAGGGACGAGGGGGACAGCAGGAGGAGCCGGGCCTGGCTCTGTCCcccgatggtcccggggccagtCCCGACCCACCCTCGCTCACGCACACACCTGAGGGGGACGCCGCCACTGACACGCTGGCTTCAGACTTGCTCAGGAAACTGGCAGgtttgtgcacgtgtgtgttcaTCCATCTGTTTGTATGAAGACATGGATTAAATCATTTATTGACGGATAGAGAAGATGAGCAAATCATATTTTTAATGGCAGAGAGTCAGCTCCTGACCCGGCCCGACGTGAAAGtcaaggaggaagaggacgcCATGGAAATAGAAACACCGAGGATGTCAAGCGTCATCCGTGAAGGACCAATAGGAGACCTCCGAGGCGATGGAGGTCACCGTCTTCTGGCCGTCAAAACGGAACACGGCGGGGAGACGGAAATGGAAGAGCCACATCTGGACGGCGATGTTCCCAACGTTCCGCTTGGTGTCAAACAGGAGGGGGAGGAGATCTCCGCTGACACCCTGGCGGAGCAGATTCTCCTCAGAGGGAAAACGGAAGAGGAGACCCGACCCAGGTTGTTTTCAGGGGTCGCGGTGGAGGAACAGCAGTTCTTTGGAGACCAGTTGTGTTCCGGAGCCAAAATGGCGGAGCAATGCCTCCGGGCGGCGCTATGGCAGGACATGTCCGTCAACCTGGCGTCCACGTTACTGCAACAGCTCTCAGGTATCACACAGCACCGTTTACTTTTGTCACGTCAAGTATCATGTTCACCTCCCGCTTTTGCCGCCCTCCAGAGCGGGTCGCTAAGTCCGGCAGTGTGCTTACGCTGAGGTCCAGCCCCCCTGCCAGGAGCAGGTGAGTGTCCTGCGactctcttcttctttttttacttcTCCTAAGCAGTGTGTCCATGTCTTTGTGTCACGTTTAGTCCTGTCCTGAAGGTGGAGCCAGCCTGGTCCTCTCCCTTGGAGTCTGCATATGGTATGAAACACACACAGTCAGAACCTCACTGGCaccgtgagcaaaatgtcattttggcgccctctgttgttattattattattgttgttattgtttatttacAAACTGTAGCGTCAACTCTTTGCTGCATGCCGGCGTGTTTTCATGCTCCTTTTGGGAGCCTCTCATGTGTGTCGCATATATTAGTAATTGAGTAATTAATTGAATCAAATGTATAAACTGTTTCGGTATCATGAGTAAATCCACTGTCACTTCGGCGATTTAGCCACCAGAGGGCAGTATAAGAAAATCACGAATACACAAATAAAGGAAACTCACTCAAacatcacagtttttttttccatttatccATAATCTGAAAAACTCCAAACTGTTTGCCTGTTATTTGCTTTTagagccccctggtggccatctAGTGGAAAAACTTTCATTGTTTTGCTTGTCATTCTTCATATTGACATTTGTTGATTTATGTCTCTGACAGGCACCCCAAGCAGCCCGCCAGGAAGTGCGAGCTTCTTCTACaggtgagttagggttagggttagggctaggtttGCCGTCGCCACGGACACGAAGGACCTTCCTCCCCTGTGGTCAGGTGTCACGTGTGCGGCTTCGAGACCGACGGGCGCCTCCTTTTCCGATCTCACATGACGGAGCATCGGCGGCAGGAGCGCGGCTCCTTTTCACTGCACTGCTGCGTGTGCGACCACTCCACCAATCAGGAGGCGGCCATGAGGGCGCACGCCGACAAGCACGTGCTGGGCAGAGCAACCAGGTGAAAATCTTAACCCCTAATTGGCAATCCATGATCTAGTTTGTCATTTAGGGGAAACAAAGTGTGCCTTTTAGCATTTGGGTTATTTCAAAAGGTGCTGAAGGTTTCCTTGTATTTAAACCAACTGAAGCTAAATTTGCTGCCATGGTGCTTTATGGGGGCAAAAAGTTGCTAGCGCCAAATGTGTGACTGCATCAATGACTGCGCGCGGCGCTAACCACCGCTCTTCACCTCCACCCCCGCCAGATGCCCCCTCACCCTTCCCGCCGGCAGCGCGCCCACAGTTGCCACGGCAACCCCGCCGGAGACGAGCACCTCGGAGCATCGCTGCCGCATCTGCCAGAGGTCGTTTCCCGGGCAACCGGAGCTGCTGGTTCACTTCCAGGGTCATCGCCAAGGCAACCAGTACCGTTGCGAGCGCTGCGGCCACCTGACGCGCACCGCCAACAAGCTGGTGGAGCACGTACGCGTGCACACGGGTGAGCGGCCCTTCACCTGCCACCTTTGCCCGTACAGCGCCAAGCGGCGGGACAGCCTGCGCCTGCACTGCAAGGTCAAGCACGGAGCGCACGCCAACgtggccgccgccagcgcccccAGCAACGTGCACACGCACCGCTCCTACGTGCACGCGGACAATCCCAGCAAACACGTTCGGCGGCTGCACACCAACGTgccctcctcatcttcatcctctcctcatcttcctcttcaGGCCTCGCTATGTGAGCTAGCAGGGTGGAGGGATTTGTCTCCTCTCGTGCCCATCACGACTCTCCTCTCGCTGAAGCCTCAATTTACTGCGCCTCCGTccgctccctcctcctcctcttcctcctccttctcctcctcctcctcctcttcctcctcttccaacAAACATTCTTTCCTTGGCTACCTTGGCCTGACATCTTTATGAATGTCCTCTTTTCTCCTCTGTCCTCATCTTTCGCTCACGATGGATGTAACGCTCCCGCCTCCCCATTTGAGAATGTCCAAAAACCGACACGCTGAACGGCGGCAGCAGCGGTGCAGTACCCGCTGCCTGTTTTTCGCTAATCATTGAAGTGCTAGCTCGTAAAGCACTTGACTCCTTTTCTTATCttgaattattattactacTCAGTATGTGTTGTCCTTCAGAAACTGCCAGCTTCGTCAAGTTTTGGGGTGAATTTACAACGTGATGGATGATGACAGCCAGATCATCGGACCAAAACTGTAAATATTACCTTGAGGTCATTAGCACCCTCAACATTTTGATTTAGCTAGCAGCTAACGGCAATTCATGTTAGGGATGCTCCAATATACCTTGGCAATGGGGAAATAATATTGCCCACAATGCAATAGAGTTGCACTAGACTACATTCATGTCTTTGATCTTTTACATAGGGCCCCCTAGTGTTCGAACTGAGGCACTAAATTACTTCATTTATTTGAAGCATGGCAAGAAAAACTTGCAGTTGGAtgttaaaatgacaaattgttTATCTCAAAGGAGTTAGATTTAAATTAGACCTACGAAAAAATTGGTTAAAATAATACACATTTTAATCACAATTGCAAACCACATTGGCATTAAGTATCGGTACTTTCTATCGACAAGTACTTGTGCTATTGGAGCATCTCTAATTAACGTGATGATTGCCCAAATTATCTGCATGAAAATGTAtcagtcttttttcttttttgccaaaCCAGTTCTAAATCAATGCTGCAGTatgttttgtttcctttttgtGTGTTACTTATCTTGGTTTGCTTGCATTGTAGTTGTGTTGATGGAGGTTCTGAAGGACAAAGATGCTCTTTCTGATCTTTCTGTTGTATATAGCGATCCATGTGCACTTTGTTGGCTtgctgatgcaaaaaaaaagactaatcaTAAGATTTGCgccatttttttatatacgtatATCGCATACCAAGATTGTTTTCCGGGACAGTTTGACCAGCGACTGTCGATTGATTGTCTTGTTACAAATAAGCTCACAGATTCAGCAGAGTCAGAGATGAAGAAGGTCGCTGTGGTCTATTCTGCTGAATCCTGTTTGCTTCTGCTTGATCAATAAAGTTTCATTTCACGAATGACGCCTTCGTTGGTTCCTTTTCTGTCATGGCATGATCATGACCATCATCACAAAGTATGACTAGAGGCCGGAAATTAATAAATAAGTCAGAGCCATGAAGGTCACAGTCCTcactgtgcacacacacaaacaagtggGAGGATGAGTGTCAACCGCCATGGGCCCTGCCCCACTGTCTCCCCCCCTTCTGGTTGCCACGGTAACCTGGCCTGTTGTAGCCGAGGGAGCTTTACAAACAGGTCATTATTAGATTTCACTAAATGAAAGGAGGAGGATGGGAGGAAGCAAGGGAAGAGTGGCTCGAGAAAGCAGTGCCTTTGGTACCTGGGCCTTCACTAGGGATTTACGTGACTTGATCCATCTCTGAAAACGGCCATTATCATATTGTGTTTATTGTCACAAGGTTAGCCGGGACAGTGTTTGATTAATTACGTAATAATCTAAATTAAGATTTTACGATAATTTTGTGGTCACGTGTTTATTGACAGCATGACTTCCGGGTGTTGGCGGGAAATGAGTGACCGGAACGCGGAAGTGGTGGGCTTTTTAAATGATATTGACGACATCGAGCGAGCGCCTGTCAAAAGAAAAGTTTACTTTCACTTTCATGACTGCCTGGATTAGGAGCAGACGGAGCAGGAAGAGTGGGCCTTCCTCGGAAACGAAACTAAACGCCGTCATACGGGACGCGTCACCTGATTGTTGGGTCGATGGCGAGTGCTTGTCTTTAGTGCGTTTCAGGTTGCTTAAAATACCAGCGCTAAACTGAGTTAGCATGAGCCGTGCTGGGAACATGCAAGCGAGCGAGGAAGAGACGCTTATGGACGACTATTTGGCCTCCATCGGACTGCATCGGAAACGGGTCGCCAAGGACGGGTCGTGCTTGTTTCGTGCCGTGGCCGAACAGGTAAATACAATGTGACAAACAATTTGTAGTT
The sequence above is drawn from the Syngnathus scovelli strain Florida chromosome 1, RoL_Ssco_1.2, whole genome shotgun sequence genome and encodes:
- the slc10a7 gene encoding sodium/bile acid cotransporter 7 isoform X1, whose protein sequence is MGLLATIRREWFIIGIVLVILSAKVQPSFGVKGGPLKPEITISYLAVSLIFFNSGLSLKTEELTSALLHVRLHLFVQSFTLVFFPMTIWLLVRVLALTNIDQWLLRGLQTVSCMPPPVSSAVILTKAVGGNEAAAIFNSAFGSFLGIVVTPTLLLLFLGSSSSVAFGSIFSQLFMTVVVPLVVGQVCRRFLRECLERRKPPFGTVSSAVLLMIIYSTFCDTFSNANMELDPTSLLIVVLIIFSIQLTFMLFTFGFSSRAGSGFSPADTVAIMFCSTHKSLTLGIPMLKIVFAGDERLSLISVPLLIYHPAQILLGSVLVPTMRGWMTSRQKVSADQPAARLTK
- the slc10a7 gene encoding sodium/bile acid cotransporter 7 isoform X2, whose translation is MGLLATIRREWFIIGIVLVILSAKVQPSFGVKGGPLKPEITISYLAVSLIFFNSGLSLKTEELTSALLHVRLHLFVQSFTLVFFPMTIWLLVRVLALTNIDQWLLRGLQTVSCMPPPVSSAVILTKAVGGNEAAAIFNSAFGSFLGIVVTPTLLLLFLGSSSSVAFGSIFSQLFMTVVVPLVVGQVCRRFLRECLERRKPPFGTVSSAVLLMIIYSTFCDTFSNANMELDPTSLLIVVLIIFSIQLTFMLFTFGFSSRAGSGFSPADTVAIMFCSTHKSLTLGIPMLKIVFAGDERLSLISVPLLIYHPAQILLGSVLVPTMRGWMTSRQKVSDQPAARLTK
- the slc10a7 gene encoding sodium/bile acid cotransporter 7 isoform X3 → MGLLATIRREWFIIGIVLVILSAKVQPSFGVKGGPLKPEITISYLAVSLIFFNSGLSLKTEELTSALLHVRLHLFVQSFTLVFFPMTIWLLVRVLALTNIDQWLLRGLQTVSCMPPPVSSAVILTKAVGGNEAAAIFNSAFGSFLGIVVTPTLLLLFLGSSSSVAFGSIFSQLFMTVVVPLVVGQVCRRFLRECLERRKPPFGTVSSAVLLMIIYSTFCDTFSNANMELDPTSLLIVVLIIFSIQLTFMLFTFGFSSRAGSGFSPADTVAIMFCSTHKSLTLGIPMLKIVFAGDERLSLISVPLLIYHPAQILLGSVLVPTMRGWMTSRQKQTSLQPV
- the slc10a7 gene encoding sodium/bile acid cotransporter 7 isoform X4, yielding MGLLATIRREWFIIGIVLVILSAKVQPSFGVKGGPLKPEITISYLAVSLIFFNSGLSLKTEELTSALLHVRLHLFVQSFTLVFFPMTIWLLVRVLALTNIDQWLLRGLQTVSCMPPPVSSAVILTKAVGGNEAAAIFNSAFGSFLGIVVTPTLLLLFLGSSSSVAFGSIFSQLFMTVVVPLVVGQVCRRFLRECLERRKPPFGTVSSAVLLMIIYSTFCDTFSNANMELDPTSLLIVVLIIFSIQLTFMLFTFGFSSRAGSGFSPADTVAIMFCSTHKSLTLGIPMLKIVFAGDERLSLISVPLLIYHPAQILLGSVLVPTMRGWMTSRQKTSLQPV